The genomic window GATCGACGGTGGGATGATCTCCCGCTCGCGAAGAATTGAATCAATATCGCTACCTGGTTCCGGCCGATCGCCCGTGGCGTTCTCGACTGCTTTGTACTTGCTCGCAGCGTGATCCGTCGGGAACAACGGCCACTCGTCGGTCGGTGGGTCTTGAACGCGCTCGAACCGCGACAGGGCGTCGTGTGCGGCCTCGGTCAGTCCAACAGGTTCGTACTCGCGTGACTTGCCGTACACTTCGATCCGGCCGCGCTCGAGGTCGACGTCATCCCACCGGAGGCCTTTCCGTGCATCGTCGTTTCTGTCGCGAAAGAGTTCGGCCCCACGGAGGCCGAGTTCCGCGAGCAGAATGACGATGGTTCGGTCACGGTAGGCCCGTTCAAGCGGGACATCGATGGTCTCCTCGCGAGCCATCCGGACGCGTTCGTCGGCGTACTCGAGGAGTCGCTTCCGCTGCTCAGGTTCCCAGAACTGGGTCTCGCCGGTCGATTTGTCTTCGGGAAGGAACTCCTCCGCCCGTTCGGTCTGTGCGGGATTCGTATCGAGCAGCTCGTCGCGAACACAGAACGAGAGGAACGCCCGGACGTAGGCGAAGTACGTATTCGCCGTCGACCCAGCGATTTCCCCGTTGGCTTTCTTCGTCTTGAGACGTAGTCCGTACTCGCGACAGTCGCCCGAGTCGATCTGGCCGACGTACTCGATTCCCTCGCTCTTGCAGAAGTCAGCGAAGTCGTCGAGGACGGGTTTCATCGTAGCTCGGCTGCCGCCGGCCTCGAGTTTCTTCTCGAGGTAGCGGTTCACCGTCTCTTCGACGGTCTTTCCCTTGGGGTTGCGGTCTCGAGACGTAGCTTTTTCCCGGCTCATTCGTTGCTACTGATGGAGTACTCGTCGAGCAGAACTTGCTCATCGTTTAGCGCTGACTCAAGAAGGTCATCTAACTCATCGTCGTCTATCTCCCCGTCCGCATATGCCTCTTTCACCTCGTCAACGTCCGGGTACCAGTACTTCGCAACGGAACCGTCGTCTTGGGTCACAAATAGAGAGCCGCGGTGATTGACCGCGACAGAACTTACTTCGGTTGTATCCTCCGAATTTCCCTCTGGCATGATCCTCACTGCGGGGTACAGCTTCGGGGCTAGTAAATCTACTTGGTCAAACTGGTATTTAAACAAGTACTTGCTGGAATGGCTCTATCGGGTGTTCGCGGTGTTCTCGAGTCTTCTACCCTGAAAATCGTATGTTCTAAACTGTATAGTGCTATATCAACTGCGGGCCGAAACTCAAAACTCGACTCGAGTAGTGAGTCGTCCAAAACCGGCGGTCTCGAGAACGGACACGGCGGTTAGAGAATAAGACTACTCTCGATTCCAGTCGTCGTCCTCCTCGAGAGGCTTCTCAACAACCCAGATATTGGCATGAAGCGAAACACCTTCTTCTAGATCCTTGTCGTCAAAGTCGTAATCGTGAAAGTGATAGTCCAGTCGGCGGTGGACAACTTCATACCGATCTGACGCGGAAACAACCTCTGCTTCCCCATCCATATTCTCAAATGATCCAGACATCCTAAGATCGGCAAGCGAGATGATGTCGCCGACAGCAGGAGCAGTCATTTCAGTGGGGATAATTCGGTCAGTGAGTTCTTCTTCGCTTTCACGATCGTAAATGGTCAGAGAAGTGTAGTCCATTTCTGTTTGGGTTAGATTCACATTGACCGTTGTTTCATTGTTTTGCATAGTGAATAGTC from Haloterrigena turkmenica DSM 5511 includes these protein-coding regions:
- a CDS encoding tyrosine-type recombinase/integrase → MSREKATSRDRNPKGKTVEETVNRYLEKKLEAGGSRATMKPVLDDFADFCKSEGIEYVGQIDSGDCREYGLRLKTKKANGEIAGSTANTYFAYVRAFLSFCVRDELLDTNPAQTERAEEFLPEDKSTGETQFWEPEQRKRLLEYADERVRMAREETIDVPLERAYRDRTIVILLAELGLRGAELFRDRNDDARKGLRWDDVDLERGRIEVYGKSREYEPVGLTEAAHDALSRFERVQDPPTDEWPLFPTDHAASKYKAVENATGDRPEPGSDIDSILREREIIPPSITKEAGRQILKQLTDEAGIEVDGDTNYLQPHGARRALGAELYEKGHSELAQKALRHESIETTHKAYSDIQAENVADSIDEVRD